From the Hordeum vulgare subsp. vulgare chromosome 1H, MorexV3_pseudomolecules_assembly, whole genome shotgun sequence genome, the window GTGCATTCCTGCTCCCAAAAATCGTTGAAAATAGAGTAGGAAGGGACCTGGTGCGTCCTACATTTCACAAGATGCATCTTCAGGCTTTTCGCAATTGGATGTTGCCGCGGATTATGGATGAAGTGCACCTTTTACGCGCTAAAACTATATATTCTGCAAAATTCACTCCTAATGTTGATGGATAACGGCCCTGTCATCACAGGCACACAGGCGTGGTGGTTCATGGCAAAGAGTATTACTTCGGGGGAGGCATCCAGCAAGGCCGGCCTGGGAGGACGCCATACGGGACTCCTGCCCGTGTAGAGCATTTCGGCGTCACGCATGTCGCCAAGGAGGACTTTGAAGGCTTTCTGCAGGAGATGAGCCCGCGCTACACACCAGAAACCTACAACCTCCTCACCAACAACTGCAACCACTTCAGCAATGAGGTCGTCAAATTCCTCGTTGGTTCCACGATTCCGAGCTACATCCTCGACCAGCCCAAGGAGGCGATGAAGAGCCCGATCGGCGCACTGATAAGTAAGATCTCTTCTCCCACTAGCCTTTCCCGGTTTAAGAGTTTGAATTTTGCAACGACCGACCATCTAGGTCTAATGGAAACTATGATCTTTGGCTTTCCAGTGCCGATGATTCAGGGGCTGGAGACAACATTGCGAGCAGGAGCTGCTATACAGCCTCCACAATCCGTGCTTGCTCCTGCAGCAGCGGCGCAGACACAGCCTTCCACGAAAAGCACTCCGAATGAAACTGCAAAGGGTGAGATGGTGAGCAATGACAGCGGGATCATCCCGCATGTAGTGCTACCCACACCCAAGGGAGTGGGAGTGGTGCAGACACATCCCTCCACGAAGAACGACCAGATAGAATCGAGATCAGTCGCCGCCAATGAAGCTGGCGCTGATGAAATGGTGGACAGTGATTGTGGCATCATCCCGCCTCCGGCAAAACCAGCTACTCCAGCAGCAGCGACGCAGACAGAGCCCTCCCTAAACAGCATTGAACTACAGACGGTGGACGAGGGCACTAGGATCATCACCccaccagctgtgcaacctgttgCTCCAGCAGCGGCGGTGGCTCAGGTGACTGTGCCAACGGCAGCAACTTCAGACCCCCTCGGAGAGGCGAAGAACCGAGTGCAGGAGGAGCTAAAGCAGGAGTTTGCGGCCATCATGGCGACAGGGTCTGTGCAGGCTGGTGATGCGGCTGCCCTCGCGATGAGAAGGGTCATGGAGCGGCACGGGCTGCGGCGCACCGCAGTTCCCACACAGCAAGGGTAGAACAAGTGGGTGCCCTTTGTATGCAGAAGAGGATGCTCAAGATGTAATTACTGATTACATCCATCAAGTACATATGCATTCATCCGGTTATTACTGTGGTCAGTTGTGGATGGATACAGATTGATCACCTATCTCAGTTTCAGTTTGTCTATTTGCTGCAATATCTTTCGCCCTAAGAGTGCAGTAGTGCTAGCATGCATTCCTCAACTAAGAATTAAGCGCCTAGGAAACTTGCAGGCAAGTGGTGCTAATGTTTCTAGATTCAGTCCTAGGGAATCACTAGATCAGAAGAAGAAAAACCAATGCACAAGTCGTGAACACCTGCGTAATCAGACACTAGTAGTGGAACCAACCACACCAAGGCAATATTACTACCATGTGGTATCGTTGAGAACATAGCTGTACAGATCTCATGCTCATCCGACCTACGGAGTACATCGTCAGCATAAGCTCTAACTAATGAGACTCCGGATGATCAGCAGGGATTTAGCTACGCTTACACACATGTACAGTACGCCTTCCCCGCGGCCTCCTCACCTCGTCGTCGCCCACGCGGCGAGCACCACCCCGGGAACGCAGGCGCCGCCAACCTGCACCAGCGCTGCCACGGCTTCGTACCGCGCGCAAGCCTGCCCCCGGCCCTGACTCGCCTCGGAGCGCGCCTTTCACCCAGGACCGTGCCGTGCGCAAGGAATTCGTGCGCGATGTACCCGGGTAGGAGCATGCCGGATCGGGTAGGACCGCCGCGGCGGCGGTGTCCCTGCATTTGCGCTTCCTCCGGGACCCAGGTGGGGCCTCCATGTCCGCCATCTTGATGGGCTGTGTGACAGGAAGCCGTTTTGTGAAGAGCAtggatgttttttttttttttgacggGAAGAGCATGCATGGTTAGAGCAACTCCAAAGCGCGCTCGTCAATTCTCCCCTCGTTCGTGTGTGGACTGCTGAACCACTCTCATTTTCACCTTTCAAAAAGGGGAGTGATCTGCGCCGGCCCAAACTTTCGGCCGGCTGCGCGGACCGcacgatccaccaaccccgcgcgtccgcatcgttggatccgcatgcaacatttttcttcctatgcagcAAAAATTCGATGCGATgcaacaattttttcaacggttgcaataaGAAACAAAATTTATAGCAAAATAaatatatctacgtgatcgtagcaaaaaaacgaagctgatggtacgtggtagcaaaagtcaaacgtcggttataacaaatatttacgtgacgtgtatgcaacttttttagtgaacggttgcagcaaaacatgatgccggttgtagcaaaaattaacacggttataacaaaagtaaaaaacatcgagtgtaacgaaaaatccgacgaactggagttagaaccaaacgtatatgcagctttttactCGGATAAAATGTAGTAGAAAAAAATGCTTACAGCAAaaatgacgctggttgcaacaaatttagacgaAAAATCATGCATCAAGTGACCAGCGAAGCGCGCGGgtgggaaaaatgtt encodes:
- the LOC123430785 gene encoding uncharacterized protein KIAA0754-like; protein product: MAKPRRSRFAFAGCGCFGGGQARGKVAEDEYPVKLHIYDISRGMARQLSTTVLGKAIEAVWHTGVVVHGKEYYFGGGIQQGRPGRTPYGTPARVEHFGVTHVAKEDFEGFLQEMSPRYTPETYNLLTNNCNHFSNEVVKFLVGSTIPSYILDQPKEAMKSPIGALIMPMIQGLETTLRAGAAIQPPQSVLAPAAAAQTQPSTKSTPNETAKGEMVSNDSGIIPHVVLPTPKGVGVVQTHPSTKNDQIESRSVAANEAGADEMVDSDCGIIPPPAKPATPAAATQTEPSLNSIELQTVDEGTRIITPPAVQPVAPAAAVAQVTVPTAATSDPLGEAKNRVQEELKQEFAAIMATGSVQAGDAAALAMRRVMERHGLRRTAVPTQQG